One segment of Falco peregrinus isolate bFalPer1 chromosome 4, bFalPer1.pri, whole genome shotgun sequence DNA contains the following:
- the PCDH20 gene encoding protocadherin-20 — protein sequence MGPSGGRGSTPARGTLQHLLLFLLFVGPFNCFASYSRATELFYSLNEGLPAGVLIGSLARDLRLPTAGGQHPAALQPPVSFTLASHGLGGQYVQLDNYSGELHTSAVEIDREALCVESSGATVIGGAAAVSSSSSESCLLLLDVLVLPQEYFRLVKVKIAIRDVNDNAPRFPVPHIHLSVPENAPVNTRLAIEHPALDPDVGTNGVQTYRLRDNYGVFTLDVEENESGERTPYLIVMGALDRETREEYVTVIVAEDGGIPPLVGSATLTIGISDINDNCPQFSDSQLNITLYGNSSLGTHVATVHAVDMDLGSNAQVTYSYSQKVPQPSRDLFHLDESTGAITLSSKVDGDTPRLHRLIILGNGPGCIPAVITVLVTIIKVMMRPPEVVPRFIANEAEGVVYLKELEPVNTPIAFFTIKDPDEKYKVNCSLEGDGPFRLSPYKPYNNEYLLETTKPLDYEAQQLYEISVVAWNSEGFHVNKIIKVQVLDDNDNSPVFSQQLIELSIEENNIPNAFLTKLHATDADSGERGQVSYFLGPDAPSYFALDKTTGVLTVSTQLDREEKEKYRYTVKAVDSGFPPRESIATVTITVLDKNDNSPRFINKDFSFFVPENFPGFGEIGVISVTDADAGKNGWVALSVLNGSDIFVIDTGKGVLRAKVSLDREQQSSYVLWIEAVDGGDPALSSTAKITILLLDINDNPPLVLFPQSNMSYLLVLPSTLPGSPITEVYAVDKDTGMNAVIAYSIIGRRGPRPESFRIDPKTGNITLEESLMQNDYGLYRLLVKVSDHGYPEPLHSTVMVNLFVNDTVSNESYIESLLRKEPDISIEEKQPQISIEPTHKKMESTSCMPTLVALSIISLGSIALVTGMGIYICLRKGKKHHRADENLEVQIPLNGRINLHMLEKKPMEISNI from the exons ATGGGGCCCTCGGGCGGTCGCGGCAGCACCCCCGCCCGCGGCACCCTGCAG CACTTGctcctcttcctgctcttcGTTGGACCTTTCAACTGCTTTGCCAGTTACAGCCGTGCCACCGAGCTCTTCTATAGCCTCAACGaggggctgcctgctggggtGCTCATCGGTAGCTTAGCTCGTGACCTGAGGCTGCCGACAGCTGGTgggcagcaccctgcagctctccagccccCAGTGTCCTTCACCCTGGCCTCCCATGGCTTGGGAGGGCAGTATGTGCAGCTGGACAACTACTCTGGAGAGCTGCACACCTCAGCCGTGGAGATTGACCGGGAAGCTCTCTGCGTGGAGAGCAGTGGGGCCACCGTCATCgggggagcagctgctgtctcctcttcctcatccgagtcatgcctgctgctgctggatgtgctggtgctgccacaGGAGTACTTCCGCCTGGTGAAAGTAAAAATTGCTATCCGGGATGTCAACGACAATGCGCCCCGCTTCCCTGTGCCCCACATCCACCTCTCGGTGCCTGAGAATGCACCTGTGAACACCCGCCTGGCTATTGAGCACCCTGCCCTTGACCCTGATGTGGGCACCAATGGTGTCCAGACCTACCGCCTGCGAGATAATTATGGAGTCTTCACCCTGGATGTGGAGGAGAATGAGAGTGGGGAGAGGACTCCCTACCTGATTGTTATGGGGGCTCTGGACAGGGAGACACGGGAGGAGTATGTCACAGTTATCGTTGCTGAGGATGGGGGGATTCCTCCACTTGTTGGCAGTGCCACCCTCACTATTGGCATCAGTGACATCAATGACAACTGCCCCCAGTTCAGTGACTCGCAGCTCAACATCACCCTTTATGGGAATTCCAGCCTAGGGACACATGTGGCCACTGTCCACGCAGTAGACATGGACCTTGGATCCAATGCCCAGGTCACCTACTCCTACAGCCAGAAGGTCCCCCAGCCATCCAGAGACTTGTTCCATCTGGACGAAAGCACAGGAGCCATCACGCTCTCCAGTAAAGTTGATGGGGACACTCCAAGGCTCCACAGGCTGATCATACTGGGCAACGGTCCTGGTTGTATCCCTGCTGTGATCACAGTGCTAGTGACCATCATCAAGGTCATGATGAGGCCACCTGAAGTTGTCCCTCGTTTCATAGCTAATGAAGCAGAAGGGGTGGTGTACTTAAAGGAACTGGAACCTGTCAACACACCAATAGCTTTTTTTACCATCAAAGACCctgatgaaaaatacaaagtcaATTGCTCTTTGGAGGGTGACGGGCCTTTCAGACTGTCACCATACAAACCATACAACAATGAATACCTGTTAGAGACCACGAAGCCTTTGGACTATGAGGCACAGCAGCTGTATGAAATCTCCGTAGTTGCATGGAACTCAGAAGGATTTCATGTCAACAAAATAATCAAAGTACAGGTTCTGGACGACAATGACAACTCGCCAGTTTTCTCTCAACAGCTGATAGAATTATCCATTGAGGAGAACAATATTCCCAATGCTTTCTTGACCAAACTGCACGCTACAGATGCTGACAGTGGAGAAAGAGGGCAAGTGTCCTATTTCTTAGGTCCTGATGCCCCTTCCTATTTTGCTTTAGATAAAACCACAGGAGTTCTTACAGTTTCCACCCAGctggacagagaagaaaaagagaaatacagataCACTGTCAAAGCAGTAGATTCTGGGTTCCCTCCAAGAGAATCAATAGCAACTGTCACCATCACTGTATTGGATAAAAATGATAATAGTCCAAGATTTATCAATAAGGATTTCAGCTTTTTCGTGCCCGAAAACTTTCCAGGTTTTGGTGAAATTGGAGTTATAAGTGTCACAGATGCTGATGCAGGGAAGAATGGATGGGTTGCCCTTTCGGTTCTGAATGGAAGTGATATTTTTGTCATAGATACTGGAAAAGGAGTTTTGAGAGCTAAAGTTTCCCTGGACAGGGAGCAGCAAAGTTCCTATGTTCTATGGATTGAAGCAGTTGACGGTGGTGATCCTGCCCTGTCATCTACAGCAAAAATAACTATCCTTCTTCTGGACATAAATGACAACCCCCCTTTGGTCTTGTTTCCTCAGTCTAATATGTCTTACTTGTTGGTCCTTCCTTCTACCCTTCCTGGCTCTCCCATCACTGAGGTCTATGCTGTCGATAAGGACACTGGCATGAATGCAGTCATAGCTTACAGCATCATAGGAAGAAGAGGCCCTCGACCAGAGTCATTTAGGATTGACCCTAAAACTGGTAATATCACCTTGGAAGAGTCACTGATGCAAAATGACTATGGCCTCTATCGACTGCTTGTAAAAGTTAGTGATCACGGCTATCCAGAACCTCTCCATTCCACCGTGATGGTGAACCTTTTCGTCAATGACACTGTTAGCAATGAGAGCTACATTGAAAGTTTGTTAAGAAAGGAGCCTGATATCAGTATAGAAGAAAAGCAGCCACAAATATCCATAGAGCCTACGCATAAAAAAATGGAATCTACATCCTGCATGCCTACCTTGGTAGCTCTGTCAATAATAAGCTTGGGTTCAATTGCTTTAGTAACAGGGATGGGCATTTACATCTGTctaagaaaagggaaaaagcatcACAGAGCAGATGAAAACTTGGAAGTACAAATCCCATTAAATGGAAGAATTAACCTGCACATGTTGGAGAAGAAACCAATGGAGATTTCTAACATTTGA